The Arachis ipaensis cultivar K30076 chromosome B03, Araip1.1, whole genome shotgun sequence region AATTGTGGTTTGTGAGCAGCAGGGCCATATGTGGTTTTTGGTGAAGAAGTCAATTTCTCTTCATAGAGTCTAGCTAAGGACACCGCCCTCATCAAAGATGGGGGACATTGAGCTTTAACCTCCCGCCGTACCTCAGGTGTCAGTCCACTAACAAAACAGTCTCGGAGCGCCTCAGGAGGATCAATGGGAGTACGATTTGCCAAAGCAACAAATTCTGAATAATACTCGCTTACCGTGCCACCTTGCTGCAGCTTGAATAACAATTCTCGTGGTGACTCGAACAGTGACGGGCCAAATTCGAGCTCAATCACCCGCTTCACTTGGTTCCATGAGCGAAACTGAGCAAAACGTTGGGACATTTGAAACCAAGGGATGGCAGCACCAGTCATGTGAATCGCAGCAATTCCGATTTGTTCTTCTTCGGGAActtgaaaaaaatcaaaatactggTCCATTGAAAAAATCCACCCCAAAGCGTCAGTACCATCGAATTTCGGCAAATCGAAATTCACTCGACGAGAATGCAGAGATGAACGATGCTGTAGAAGAACGCCTGAGTTCGAACCATGGGAGAGCTCAGGTATCTCAGATCGATGCCTGTGCTGGGTCTGAAGAAGCTGCGTAAGAGAATCCTGGATGGCGTCAATTTTGAGATTAGTGGCTTCGGAAGCACGAGCGCGTTCAGATCTGTTCTCCTCCGTGATGGATTCGAACATCTGGAATAGCTTTTTAATGTCGGCCTCCATGCCTTTCATCCGCGTGTTGTCAGCTACGGCCATGGTGATGAAAGCACCAATTGATAGGGTGGAGCTcagaaataataataagaagaaggAATGAGTTATGTATTTATATGTAATTGAAGGAATTTACAAGTAATTGGTATGTGAAGAACATATGTAAGTGTTGTAAGAagaaataggaaaataaaagtGAATAGTGCAGCAGAATAATGCAGAAGGATATAGTAATTCTTCAATTTCTCCAAGCATAACGGTACCTGAAGAATTAGAAAGAAAATAGTTGAGTAAGGGATAGAAGAGAAAAGAATAAGGAATcagaggagaagagaagagagcacACAAGGGAAAGACAATTGTACCAGCAATCACTACTCCACATAACCACCCAGCCTCTTGCTTTTAGTTCTCTCTCTAGTGCTCCTTCTTGGACCCTCATCATGCTTATTGAGTGCCAGCTGTCCTTTTGTTGTAACAATATTTCCTTCTGAAGTTGTAAGCTTTTTATTTATGTGCTCTTCCTCATTCCTACGCCAAACAGATTCTTCCTGCAGTAAGGATCAGCTATCACTACCTCCCCTCATATTTAAAACGTTGCTTTGTTTATTGTTCTTTATTTCCAAAGGACTACGAATTTGACAAAGATGAATTAGTGTTATTATGGATGGCAGAAGATCTTTTGCAACAACCAAAAAGTGGAAGCATTTTAGAAGAAGTTGGATATAAATACTTCAATGATTTAGCTTCACGATCATTCTTTCAACCTTCAAAGAATGGTTATGTGATGCACGATCTCATGCATGATCTAGCGACATTCTATGGTGAAAAGTTCTTTGTTAGAATCTCTGAACACAAGAATGTAGCCAAACACGAAACTAAAACTCGTCATTTGTCATATGATGTCAACGACAATAATTCAGTCCCGAAGATGTTGGAAGCATGTGAGAGTTTAAGTCATGTAAGGACCCTGTTTCCAATCAAGGCAGATTTATTCGGTCGACACAAAGAGGGAATTGATCCTTGTCGCTTACTAGCACAGTTGAAGCGCTTACGTGCTTTGTCATTTCCATCATTTATAATTGATATATTGCCTGATTCAATTGGTGAATTGATCCACTTGCGTTATTTGAATCTCTCTAACACACTTGTCGTGACATTGCCCGAGTCCATGAGTAACTTGTATAATTTACAAACATTGAAGTTGAGCTGGTGTAGAAGACTGAAAAAGCTTCCAAGCAAGATGCAAGATCTTGTAAATCTGTGCCATCTCAATGTTACAGGCACTGATTTAAAAGAGATGCCAAAAGGGATGAGCAAATTGAAAGAGTTGCAGATGTTAAGTGAGTATATTGTTGGGAAGCATGAAGAGAATGGGATTGGGGAATTGGGAGAACTTGTAAATCTTCGAGGGTCATTTCGTATTGAGAAATTAGAGAATGTGGTTGATAGCAGTGAAGCTTGGAAGGCAAGGATGGTTGATAAGAAATACATCAGTAATCTATATTTGATGTGGTCATCAGGTGATATTGTTGATTCCCAAATCGAAAAAGATGTACTTGCCAAATTAGAACCTCACAAAGACTTGAAGATGCTATTCATCTGGGTTTACAGAGGTACCATGTTTCCGGATTGGGTAGGGCAGTCTTCGTACCACAACATGACTCAGTTGGAGCTGAGGGGATGCAGGAATTGTTGGGTGCTTCCTTCACTTGGACAGTTACCCTCTCTGGAGAGGCTATTCATTGCAGAGTTCGACAAGGTGAAGAAGATTGGTGGGTCATTCTATAAGGGTGATGGAACTCATCAGCATCATGAGACACCCTTCCGATCCCTTAAAATTCTCATTATTGAAAGAATGCCTTGCTGGGAGGAATGGGAGTCATATGATGCACCATTTCCTCAACTTGAGAGGCTTATTATAGAGAACTGCCATAAGTTAAGAGGAGATTTGCCCACTTTCCTTCCGTCTTTGAAATCACTCGACATTAGAAGATGCGAGGAGATTGGTTGTTATCTGCCAAGAGCTCCCATCCTACGCGAACTAAGAATAGATGGCAAACAGGAAGCAAGAATGCGGGACCAACCACTTTCCATGTTGGAGAAAGTAGAAATTAATGGAGAGCAGCTTGTGGATTCTCTGTTTGAGGCCATGACCCACACCCAACCAACCTCTCTCATAGAGCTACAGATCTCAGAGTGCTCATCACCCATATCATTTGCAGGGGATTCTTTGCCTCCTTCATTGCAACAGTTGCGGATCAATAACTGCAAGAATGTAGAATTCCCAATGCAACACCAACAACATGAGTCACTAAGGAGTCTTACAATAGACAACAGCTGCGATTCGCTTACATCCTTTGCATTGCCAGCGTTCCCAAATCTCAAGGATCTCAGAATCGCAAGACGTGAAAATTTGACATCTCTGGAGCTGTCACACTCACAGTCCCTCCGAGAATTATGGATTGAAGAATGCCCTAAGCTGGAGATGATAATAAGGCTGCCTGCCTCTTTAGAGACACTCAAAATCATAGCATGTCCGTTGTTGGGTGAAGGCATAGAGAGGAAGGACCCCCACATTTGGCCATCCATTTCCCACATTCCCGTAATATTTGTTGATAGGAAACTGATTCACTATCTATGACCCAACATCTTAAAACAGGTAACTCTTTTGCTATCTCAATCTCAAACCCACTTCATCTTCTCCAACATTATATTCATTTTCCAACGTAATCTTACTTTTATTTCCAAATTTCTATACCTCATTCAAATTGTGTGTCTCCTACTCTTTGGCGGAAAAAACAAAACTGAATCCTCTCTTTTCACACTGTTAATCACCACTCTAGTCAATGCCGACTTTTGGGAACATATATATACAATGTCAATtttggtctttttttttttttctaatttcttcttccttgttcttcatGTATAGGGATATTTAATGATTCTTCTGGGACTTTCAATTTAATGCAGTTCGGTTGTGCACCTCCATTCTTGTAAGGATGCTTCTCTGTCTATTGAAGGTTGTTTTGTTAATTCAAGGATCATACCTTGAGAATGATGAAATCTTTCCCTTCCATTTTTTACCTTTTCTATTaatgctttttcttcttttttctttttttttttttcttatttcaatCAGCTACTTGTCTTACACCCAAATGGAAGGCCTTTCATTACCTTTCTTGGTGTTGCTCCTGCTTGCTTCCCCGTGCCCTTTGTTGGATTTGGTATAAATTTATTATCTTATTGTTAATTTCTGTTGAATTCATAAACTAATAAACTTTGTTATGCCAAACATTTATGGTTGAGTTAATGTGTGCTAAGCAAAAATTGCATGAGTTTTTATAATGTGTTTGTTTCGGTGCACCAAGAAACAAATTGAAGTGAAGTTGGAGTAAGCTCAATTTGGAGAGCAAGGGAACCTGGTCAAGAATGATTTCACGAGGTGTGGTCTCTGCATCAATACGAAAGCTGAATTCATGGAAGACATCATCCTCAtagaaaatcaaaagaagaaataGATGATGTAGAACAGAATTTCGCTAAGACCGATAGATCAATCAAAATGCAACAAGAGCACCTTCAATGATAAGCATACAGTTGGAGTAGCCTGTCAAGAATAGGCAGAAAGTGTACAAACTTTGCAATGTTCAAAGAAAAAAGGAAGGAAAAACTTAGTTATATATTTTGACTGATATTGTGCAATTATCATTTTTCTCGTAAGAGTTTTCATGTCTTCATCATTTCATTCTATTTTAGGATAGCTGATATGAGTTATTCTATTTATAAAAAAGAGAGAGCTTAGCAAGTAAGTATCAATTTCTCTCATGAGAAAGGCAAGAGAGCTAGGATGTGAGAACATcaagaaaaagccatgagtggcATTTTAGAAATTTGTTTTTGTATTTGGCTTGAATTGGTATTTGTAACTTGAATTTGTTTATAGTGAAAAGTTCTACCatttgttgtggtggagactggatgtagatcCTATTTTGGGATTGAACCAAGATATATCGTAATGTTCATCTTCTCTGTTACAGCTTTCATTCACAACATCATTATAACTGTCATTTGCATATTTTTCTGCAAAATCATGCGATAATTATATCtctatctaataaaataaaattttaagcacCAGCAGCCTTTTTCTTTTTGAGCAAATGAAGATGCATTGAGAAAGTTATTATGTTATAAATATGAAGTGCATAGGGCAAAGATTGTGGTAGCAGCAATTTTTGTATGTTAGTACTAAGCAAAGATTAGGCTGACTTTGGTAGTTCTGTTATGGCTGTTATAGGTTAGTTGTGGTTTATAGatccttttctattttctgtgtAACAGTATAGTACTATAGGTTGATATATAAACATTAgtgttattaatttttattgacATAGAATTGTAATCACTCTTATCAGTAAATTTGTTTTTGTATTTGGCTTGAATTGATAATTGTAACTTGAATTTGTTTATAGTGGAAAAATCTACCATTTTTTGTAACAGAATTACAGCTTTCATtcaaaatatcattaaaaatgCCTTCTGCATATCTTTCTGCAAATCATGTAAAATTGTAAACACtagcaatttttttttaacaaatgaAGATGCATTCAGAATGTTGCTATGTTACAAATATGAAGTGCTTAGGGCAAAGACTGTGGTAGTAGGTATGCTAGTAATAAGCAAGGATTAGACTGAGTTAGGTAATTCTGTTACAGCCATTATAGGTTAGTTATTATAGCATTCCTCTTCTATTTTGTGTGTGACAGCATAGTACTATAGGTTGATATATAGCGTTCCTCTTCTACTTTCAATCCCTTCAACTCTGCTTTCTTTCTCCATTTTTTGATGTTTTTTTCTTACTTTCAGTCTCTTAACTATAATTTTGGCACCTCATTTTGACACAAGTTTTAGTTGTGTAGGATTGTTGCACtacaaaagtaaaataataaaatttacaaTAGAGAGCAACAAAGTTGAAAATCGAATCATATGTTTTGGGCTCAAATTTCATTCCAATCCATAGCTGCAACACTTAAACCAGGAGCCAAAATGATTAAAAGGTGTCACACAATCACACATTCCATCCTTTTAAGAGCCATTAATTTAGACAGCATTTAAAATCCATGCCACATTATGATCCTATTTGACAAAACTAATATAAATTCAAAAAGGGTCAAATTTCATGTCATCTCTGTGACATAATCTACAGAGAAATTCAGACTCAAACAAcacatttctttttttcttttttaacatCAAATGCTATGCTCAACTTTACACACAAAAGCATGATATTCTTTTCTCTTTATATTTTGAGTGTGTATAAGTAAAATGAGTTCaaatactatttttcttttttcatttttccaaTAACCCAAAACCACCCTATTTATTCCCCATATTCCCATATATATAGCACCCTACACAACCACACATTCACACCCTTAACCAAAGCTTCTGCTACACCACTTTTATTTTTCCTCTTAAGCTCTTTACAATGAACAACCTCAAAAAATCACCATGTTTTCCCTTAATACCAATCCTATCCATGATTTTTGCACTGATCCTTTTAGCAACACATCTCAATTATTTAATTGAAGCCCCAAATTTCAAATCAACAACACAAGAAGAAGGGAAAAAACATCTCCATTTCCAAAACCATATCCAATTAGTAGCACATTCAAAATGCAAAGGACACTCTACCCTGATCTCTGTGTCTCAACCTTATCCACATTCCCAAACCTtgaaacaaaagcaatgccacaaATAATCTCCAAAGTAGTCAACCACACAGTCCATGAAGTCAAATCTTCATCCAACAACTGCACCACCACAATCAAGAATCTCCAAAACACTCTCAACACAAATGAGAAAAGAGCCTTAGATGATTGTCTCAAACTCTTTGATGACACCATAGTAGA contains the following coding sequences:
- the LOC107631047 gene encoding putative disease resistance RPP13-like protein 1, which codes for MAEDLLQQPKSGSILEEVGYKYFNDLASRSFFQPSKNGYVMHDLMHDLATFYGEKFFVRISEHKNVAKHETKTRHLSYDVNDNNSVPKMLEACESLSHVRTLFPIKADLFGRHKEGIDPCRLLAQLKRLRALSFPSFIIDILPDSIGELIHLRYLNLSNTLVVTLPESMSNLYNLQTLKLSWCRRLKKLPSKMQDLVNLCHLNVTGTDLKEMPKGMSKLKELQMLSEYIVGKHEENGIGELGELVNLRGSFRIEKLENVVDSSEAWKARMVDKKYISNLYLMWSSGDIVDSQIEKDVLAKLEPHKDLKMLFIWVYRGTMFPDWVGQSSYHNMTQLELRGCRNCWVLPSLGQLPSLERLFIAEFDKVKKIGGSFYKGDGTHQHHETPFRSLKILIIERMPCWEEWESYDAPFPQLERLIIENCHKLRGDLPTFLPSLKSLDIRRCEEIGCYLPRAPILRELRIDGKQEARMRDQPLSMLEKVEINGEQLVDSLFEAMTHTQPTSLIELQISECSSPISFAGDSLPPSLQQLRINNCKNVEFPMQHQQHESLRSLTIDNSCDSLTSFALPAFPNLKDLRIARRENLTSLELSHSQSLRELWIEECPKLEMIIRLPASLETLKIIACPLLGEGIERKDPHIWPSISHIPVIFVDRKLIHYL